In the Acropora muricata isolate sample 2 chromosome 10, ASM3666990v1, whole genome shotgun sequence genome, one interval contains:
- the LOC136931485 gene encoding uncharacterized protein produces MAEEPQGTYSSGLQASDLLSNISPEAPEHTRKLLMAMQNASEEDTKAVLELLLSKSNKADAAEKQPLKSQVVSCNDLNDGFEQVQCTPVGPEAYVTGCKVEENGIKVMEDDLSAGGMGQLLDTKTGEPKSNSEALNDMAEGNEVLRQVSFEAEKMTDQMHVVGEMDNGLAHTALSEDEKLPELLSIKANDMDSEVRLSDEKEFSETTPTEFHSSINLLSETAESQRSHPLHDTARYESSSDDDQSAKSSSDSDVSSVASEASAKEGLSNEVFTSFSQETDNADEDKNEEKSVTSVSKSTYDEFRATNDSNEDVEEPVPGKTPVLQRTSSLLSTGTQTSSEENLLGDQVLKGQESLNHDSLSSLLTMKGKESSKLPFYYQPQIVMHGQQPVLVLQPIASSASLSKEDGGICHEDQGVEKSTVPIILPLVSSNIDKATRDAILEHTNCTGSPGVSDLKDVLLKGELKLCDIPPSLNTPQPSYFDEQDENARSLDVDVAATRTAVSTAANKSTSLPEWVPPSELDKAFSAVPDSIAVSCSVHTATSLSFPSISLPSTNPFAKDLHTMDSGHGEGKVDDLTNLGLDKTLQQSLFGPPPSVNPSLGARPKQLPGYQEPASVKTANPFAPDLSPKKRGRRQDQFLSDRSTEVVVAAEVHSPVVSQPQSRPPRRRLSSDSMVTLIETTYADVPASSAELTTSVVQMPSEITQVQEDPKPLERNTNNATQSFNKRSIRKVPGKVRPFWIPDFACSNCTSCNAKFTVFLRKHHCRGCGKIFCNDCCSQLARFPYMDFKIGRVCPKCTEAIREVTEMRSNQTGSKKSASQQGSNTRTPLRQQTGQQTNVLPMQTATEPVNVQKSRTPASVQSSAQQGMVNLQQSQVLQGFVMPQATHAAGSFKPQSLSPQGGVMPQPQASQIMSRPQLQTQVPQGLVMPQQSKNVITSQAQALQVVNAPAQQASQFIWVPAAAVQPHLPLVYFKPDQRESVLVPTSQLEREPAHVQQIPGQPPPLPSAQPTNNSVSTSASEGRREPSSSSETVSTFTVLPQQIGQSAVQQAQRQDVGNGRQRMTFSTQGLNSVDNKPPEHVQDQGITQGSTMYLNKTRGLPQPTSLVNTAAPLQVNPTVDESSTASFLQPPPGLTTQAAPSQTPASISSPSSIVHTSSPLTASPKQHSPQVVVGSQERVTGFQDSPGPGGTERSLVNGEETGQNGEDEKPPLRRAGRTISWRNKTQGRTKLQENRKSLAKDLRECPIGVTIQAAPNFLVNVRKMRLKEKNRELLVWCFKSDGLNKVNHLEVVIMLEIKRKEDVFPEEVLRVYKGILFLATKYGNYFEHGNFLTSNEQFLDSTNDAGLLFVSSEIKPKPPGLKEVRTPFLYGILIKRTELSAAMFTPNRLLLRLGYDMRSFPFPLWNSRDRRPVNFGSEDEDRFYHTVFAMNKYLKNSVPEALVPGLYVVREDSKVILQIPNSGQLAVMDLFDRLVKKENQTATIPLVSDIPPYVDNCKVVLCNERGLRHVHHFGNVANKTVVGLAFIMLHLGVDSSSPLNHGCQFLDDGVLVFFSKSHTEQFRNSLGEKSNCYFFLGDKYEIGHFELRWMQDANYHVTRASRQNSQPKSTVGTNRHSPAAMMRTTIAPVEVTTSKGTGIDYHPGVTTIDIRFSRLGSEIEVLKEVFDDHTKILHILEGNIRQACTDPLMKYENKMKPGDRLELQMRVVLKPSYKKWSVGPSDLPTALIRSLQMALQTVKVPVISEGELVMSFDVSLVKQ; encoded by the exons ATGGCAGAGGAACCACAAGGTACATATTCATCAGGCCTCCAAGCAAGTGACTTGCTCAGCAATATTTCCCCTGAAGCACCAGAACATACCAGGAAACTGCTAATGGCCATGCAAAATGCATCTGAAGAGGACACCAAAGCTGTTCTGGAATTGCTGTTATCAAAGTCAAATAAGGCAGATGCTGCTGAGAAACAACCTTTGAAGAGTCAAGTTGTCTCTTGTAATGATCTTAATGATGGATTTGAACAGGTGCAGTGTACTCCTGTTGGACCAGAAGCTTATGTAACTGGTTGCAAAGTTGAAGAAAATGGCATTAAAGTAATGGAAGATGATTTAAGTGCAGGAGGAATGGGGCAATTATTGGACACCAAAACAGGTGAACCAAAAAGTAATTCTGAAGCACTGAATGATATGGCAGAAGGCAACGAAGTTCTCAGGCAAGTGTCATTTGAGGCAGAAAAGATGACTGATCAAATGCATGTTGTGGGCGAAATGGATAATGGACTTGCACATACAGCTTTGAGTGAAGATGAGAAACTACCTGAGCTTTTGTCTATCAAAGCAAATGACATGGATTCTGAAGTAAGGCTTAGTGATGAAAAAGAGTTCTCAGAAACAACTCCCACAGAATTTCACTCCAGTATAAACCTTCTTTCAGAGACTGCAGAATCTCAAAGAAGCCATCCTTTACATGATACCGCTAGGTATGAGTCGTCATCAGATGATGACCAATCGGCAAAATCATCATCAGATTCTGATGTTTCCTCAGTTGCAAGTGAAGCCTCTGCTAAAGAGGGTTTGTCAAATGAGGTATTTACGTCATTTTCACAAGAGACAGACAATGCTGatgaagataaaaatgaagagaaaagtGTAACATCAGTTAGCAAAAGCACATATGATGAGTTCCGTGCTACTAATGATAGCAATGAAGATGTGGAAGAACCAGTCCCTGGAAAGACTCCAGTCTTGCAAAGAACATCCTCGTTGTTGTCAACGGGCACTCAAACATCATCTGAAGAAAACCTCCTGGGAGATCAAGTGTTGAAAGGTCAGGAGTCATTGAATCATGATAGCCTGAGCAGTTTGCTGACCATGAAAGGAAAAGAATCATCAAAGCTTCCTTTCTACTACCAGCCACAGATTGTAATGCATGGACAGCAACCTGTCCTAGTTCTTCAGCCTATTGCATCGTCTGCCTCATTGTCAAAAGAAGATGGAGGCATTTGCCATGAAGACCAGGGTGTTGAAAAATCAACAGTACCAATCATTTTGCCACTTGTCTCCTCAAACATTGACAAGGCAACCAGAGATGCCATCCTGGAGCACACAAATTGTACTGGATCTCCTGGAGTTTCAGATTTGAAAGATGTTTtgcttaaaggagaactgaaacTCTGCGATATCCCTCCCTCTCTGAATACACCTCAACCATCTTATTTTGATGAACAGGATGAGAATGCAAGGTCTTTAGATGTAGATGTGGCAGCTACAAGGACTGCAGTATCAACCGCAGCAAACAAAAGTACCAGCTTACCTGAGTGGGTGCCTCCATCAGAGCTTGATAAAGCATTCTCTGCTGTCCCAGACAGCATTGCAGTATCGTGCTCTGTGCACACAGCAACCTCTTTAAGTTTTCCAAGTATTAGCTTACCAAGTACAAATCCTTTTGCCAAGGACCTGCATACAATGGATAGTGGACATGGAGAAGGTAAGGTTGATGATCTGACAAACTTGGGTCTGGACAAAACCCTTCAACAGTCCTTGTTTGGACCTCCTCCTTCAGTGAACCCATCCCTTGGTGCAAGACCAAAACAGTTACCAGGTTACCAGGAGCCGGCATCTGTCAAAACAGCAAATCCCTTTGCCCCCGACTTGTCACCCAAGAAACGTGGCAGAAGGCAAGATCAATTTCTGAGTGACCGGTCAACTGAAGTAGTTGTTGCAGCAGAGGTGCATTCTCCTGTTGTAAGTCAACCACAAAGCAGACCTCCCAGGCGCCGACTTTCTAGTGACTCCATGGTTACTCTTATTGAGACCACTTATGCCGATGTTCCGGCAAGCTCTGCTGAGTTAACAACTTCAGTTGTGCAAATGCCCTCCGAGATAACTCAAGTTCAGGAAGATCCCAAGCCTCTGGAAAGGAACACGAACAATGCTACTCAGTCATTCAACAAGAGAAGTATACGGAAGGTG CCTGGAAAAGTAAGACCATTTTGGATCCCTGATTTTGCCTGTTCTAACTGTACAAGTTGCAATGCTAAATTCACTGTGTTTCTAAGGAAACACCATTGTCGAGGATGTGGGAAG ATATTTTGTAATGACTGCTGTTCACAACTGGCAAGGTTTCCCTACATGGATTTCAAGATTGGAAGAGTTTGTCCAAAATGCACAGAGGCTATCAGAGAAG TTACTGAAATGAGAAGTAATCAAACAGGGTCAAAAAAGAGTGCTTCACAGCAGGGCTCCAATACAAGGACTCCATTAAGACAACAAACGGGCCAGCAAACAAACGTTTTACCAATGCAAACAGCAACTGAGCCGGTTAACGTACAAAAATCAAGAACACCAGCTTCAGTGCAGTCATCGGCACAGCAGGGTATGGTCAATTTACAACAGTCACAAGTCTTACAAGGTTTTGTCATGCCACAGGCAACTCATGCAGCAGGTAGTTTCAAGCCACAATCACTGTCACCCCAGGGTGGTGTTATGCCACAACCTCAGGCATCCCAGATCATGAGCAGGCCACAGCTACAAACACAGGTACCCCAGGGTCTGGTAATGCCCCAACAGTCAAAGAATGTGATTACATCACAAGCACAGGCTCTTCAGGTTGTGAACGCACCAGCGCAGCAAGCAAGTCAATTTATCTGGGTGCCGGCTGCTGCTGTTCAACCACACTTGCCTCTTGTTTATTTCAAACCTGATCAACGGGAATCTGTGCTTGTTCCAACATCTCAACTAGAACGAGAACCAGCTCATGTCCAGCAGATTCCTGGGCAGCCCCCTCCCCTACCCTCAGCCCAGCCAACGAACAACAGTGTGAGCACCTCGGCCAGTGAAGGCAGGAGGGAACCTTCATCTTCATCTGAGACCGTGTCAACTTTCACAGTCCTACCCCAGCAGATAGGACAGTCAGCTGTCCAGCAGGCTCAGAGGCAGGATGTTGGGAACGGGAGGCAACGAATGACTTTTTCCACCCAAGGTTTAAATTCTGTGGATAATAAACCTCCAGAGCATGTACAAGATCAAGGCATCACTCAAGGATCAACCATGTATTTGAATAAAACGCGGGGCCTTCCACAGCCAACATCTCTTGTAAATACAGCGGCGCCATTGCAGGTAAATCCAACTGTTGATGAGTCATCTACAGCTTCTTTTCTACAACCTCCTCCTGGGTTGACAACCCAAGCTGCACCGTCCCAAACACCCGCAAGCATTTCCTCGCCATCCTCAATTGTTCACACATCATCTCCTCTTACTGCATCGCCAAAACAGCACTCTCCTCAAGTTGTTGTAGGTAGCCAGGAAAGAGTCACTGGATTCCAAGATAGCCCTGGGCCAGGTGGCACTGAGAGAAGCCTGGTTAATGGTGAGGAGACTGGCCAAAACGGGGAGGATGAGAAGCCTCCACTGAGGCGAGCTGGGAGGACCATCAGCTGGCGAAACAAAACACAGGGAAGAACTAAATTACAGGAAAATAGAAAGTCTTTGGCAAAAGATCTGCGAG AATGTCCAATTGGAGTCACAATTCAAGCTGCGCCAAACTTCCTGGTCAATGTAAGGAAAATGAGAT TAAAGGAAAAGAATAGAGAGCTTTTGGTGTGGTGCTTTAAGAGTGACGGACTCAACAAAGTCAATCATTTGGAAGTGGTAATTATGCTTGAAATTAAGAGGAAGGAGGACGTCTTTCCCGAGGAAGTTTTACGCGTCTACAAGGGAATACTTTTTCTTGCAACAAAATACG gAAATTATTTTGAGCATGGCAACTTCTTAACAAGCAATGAACAGTTCCTTGACAGCACCAACGATGCTGGCCTCCTGTTTGTATCCAGTGAAATCAAG CCTAAACCGCCAGGACTGAAGGAAGTGAGGACACCTTTCCTGTACGGAATTTTAATCAAAAGGACCGAATTATCTGCTGCTATGTTTACGCCCAACCGACTACTTCTTCGTTTGGGTTACGACATGAGAA GTTTTCCGTTTCCTTTATGGAATTCCCGAGATCGTAGACCTGTGAATTTCGGCAGCGAAGACGAAGATAGATTCTACCACACTGTGTTTGCTATGAACAAATATTTG AAAAACAGTGTGCCTGAAGCCCTTGTTCCTGGCCTTTATGTGGTCAGAGAGGACAGTAAAGTGATTCTGCAGATCCCAAACAGCGGGCAACTGGCG GTTATGGATCTTTTTGACCGCCTGGTGAAGAAAGAGAACCAAACAGCTACCATTCCACTGGTATCTGATATACCTCCTTATGTGGATAACTGTAAGGTTGTGTTGTGCAACGAGCGCGGATTAAGACACGTGCATCATTTTGGAAACgtagcaaacaaaacag TTGTTGGTCTTGCGTTTATCATGCTTCATCTGGGAGTTGATTCGTCCTCGCCTCTTAACCATGGTTGCCAATTCCTTGACG ATGGTGTTCTGGTTTTCTTCTCAAAAAGCCACACTGAGCAATTCCGCAATAGCCTCGGCGAAAAAAGCAACTGCTATTTCTTTCTGGGCGATAAATATGAAATCGGACACTTTGAGCTTCGCTGGATGCAAGATGCCAATTACCACGTGACTAGGGCGTCGAGGCAGAATTCACAACCGAAATCAACAGTGGGCACCAATCGTCACTCTCCCGCGGCCATGATGCGGACAACCATTGCACCTGTTGAAGTGACAACAAGCAAAGGGACTGGTATCGATTATCACCCAGGTGTCACAACCATCGACATTCGGTTTTCGCGCTTGGGTAGCGAGATCGAAGTCTTGAAAGAAGTGTTTGACGATCACACAAAGATTCTGCACATCTTGGAAGGAAATATCCGGCAAGCTTGCACGGACCCACTCATGAAATACGAGAATAAAATGAAGCCGGGTGACCGTCTGGAATTGCAGATGCGTGTTGTACTCAAACCGAGTTACAAG AAGTGGTCAGTTGGTCCCAGTGATCTTCCCACTGCTCTTATCCGCTCCCTTCAGATGGCACTGCAAACTGTCAAGGTACCCGTGATTTCCGAGGGAGAACTGGTGATGAGTTTTGACGTTAGTCTTGTCAAACAGTAG